From Pungitius pungitius chromosome 9, fPunPun2.1, whole genome shotgun sequence, one genomic window encodes:
- the LOC134132716 gene encoding artemin, producing the protein MRSLVKLAVVLLCVHRGEGRWLRRPVDQGQGTAPPSGDKRDGPTPPGGPVPARARRSAPPDPACGLRSALLQVRDLGLGYDSDETVLFKYCGGACPRLRSNHDLTLANLLLSGALPEPGGLWHGAPCCRPTHHEDVVFLDNSHRWHRVEKLSAAGCGCVG; encoded by the exons ATGAGGTCCCTGGTGAAGCTCGCCGTGGTTCTGCTCTGCGTCCACAGGGGGGAGGGCCGCTGGCTCAGGAGGCCCGTCG ATCAGGGACAGGGGACGGCCCCTCCGAGCGGGGACAAGAGGGACGGCCCGACGCCGCCCGGCGGCCCCGTCCCGGCCCGCGCCCGCCGCTCCGCCCCCCCGGACCCGGCGTGCGGCCTCCGCTCCGCCCTGCTGCAGGTCCGGGACCTCGGGTTGGGCTACGACTCGGACGAGACGGTGCTCTTCAAGTACTGCGGGGGGGCGTGCCCCCGCCTCCGCTCCAACCACGACCTCACCCTCGCCAACCTGCTGCTGAGCGGCGCGCTGCCGGAGCCGGGGGGGCTGTGGCACGGCGCGCCGTGCTGCAGGCCCACCCACCACGAGGACGTGGTCTTCCTGGACAACTCGCACCGCTGGCACCGGGTGGAGAAGCTGTCGGCCGCCGGCTGCGGCTGCGTCGGGTAG
- the wdr83 gene encoding WD repeat domain-containing protein 83: MSFPEPRPQAPQLPRHLLRTIECQQGAVRAVRFNADGNYLLSCGSDKSLKLWSVSRGTLLKTYSGHGYEVLDADGSYDNSHLCSCSSDKTLILWDVATGQVTRKLRGHAGRVNCVQFNEEATVILSGSLDGTVRCWDTRSRRFEPIQVLDEARDGVSSLKVAQHELLTGSVDGRVRRYDLRMGQLHVDFISSPITCVCFSQDGQCTLSSSLDSTVRLLDKTTGEMLGEYTGHKMKGYKLDCCLSSKDTHVLSCSEDGHVYCWDLVEGSLSLKLPVGKAVVQSLSFHPTETCLLTAMEGRVQVWGAEPEQDAEAT, from the exons ATGTCGTTCCCTGAGCCCAGGCCGCAGGCTCCGCAGCTGCCTCGACACCTGCTCCGGACCATTGAGTGCCAGCAAGGAGCCGTCAGGGCGGTCCGCTTCAACG cggatGGGAACTACCTGCTGTCCTGCGGCAGCGACAAGTCTCTGAAGCTCTGGAGCGTGAGCCGGGGCACTCTGCTGAAGACGTACAGCGGCCACGGATACGAGGTCCTGGACGCCGACGG GTCCTACGACAACAGCCACCTGTGCTCCTGCAGCTCCGATAAGACGCTGATCCTGTGGGACGTGGCCACGGGCCAGGTCACACGCAAACTCAGAGGTCACGCCGGG AGAGTCAACTGTGTCCAGTTCAACGAGGAGGCGACCGTCATCTTGTCTG GGTCCCTCGACGGGACCGTCCGCTGCTGGGACACCAGGTCCAGAAGGTTCGAGCCGATCCAGGTTCTCGACGAGGCTCGGGACGGCGTGAGCAGCCTGAAGGTGGCTCAGCACGAGCTGCTTACGGG GTCGGTGGACGGCAGAGTGAGGCGCTACGACCTCCGGATGGGGCAGCTGCACGTGGACTTCATCAGCA gtcccATCACGTGCGTGTGTTTCAGTCAGGACGGGCAGTGCACGCTGAGCTCCAGTCTGGATTCGACCGTCAGGCTGCTGGATAAGACCACGGGGGAGATGCTGGGGGA GTACACGGGACACAAGATGAAGGGCTACAAGCTGGACTGCTGCCTGTCCAGTAAAGACACGCACGTCCTGAGCTGCTCCGAGGACGGACACGTCTACTGCTGGGACCTGGTggag GGTTCGTTGTCCTTGAAACTGCCGGTGGGGAAAGCTGTGGTCCAGTCGCTGTCCTTCCACCCCACGGAGACCTGCCTCCTCACAGCCATGGAGGGGCGTGTCCAGGTAtggggggcggagcctgagcAGGACGCCGAGGCCACATAG
- the wdr83os gene encoding protein Asterix, translated as MSFNNVSDPRRQNKILRYKAPSTDTNPTLEDPTPDYMNLLGMIFSMCGLMLKLKWCAWIAVYCSFISFANSRSSEDTKQMMSSFMLSISAVVMSYLQNPQPMSPPW; from the exons ATGTCTTTTAACAATGTTTCAGATCCGAGGAGACAAAACAAAATTCTTCG gtATAAGGCTCCAAGCACGGACACCAATCCCACGCTGGAGGACCCCACGCCCGACTACATGAACCTGCTCGGTATGATCTTCAGCATGTGTGGACTGATGCTCAAG ctcaAGTGGTGCGCCTGGATCGCTGTCTACTGCTCCTTCATCAGCTTCGCCAACTCCAGGAGCTCTGAGGACACCAAGCAGATGATGAGCAGCTTCAT gttgTCCATCTCGGCGGTCGTGATGTCCTACCTGCAGAACCCTCAGCCGATGTCGCCGCCATGGTAA